The Bacteroidales bacterium genomic sequence TGAAAATATCCAAGAATTTTCATGACTTTGCATTCAATCCACTCGGCTGGCTTGTCAAAGTCCTTAACTGCATACCGGTTTACTCTTTCCAACGCCTTGAAGAACTTCTTCCGCAGAATCTAAAATAAAATCTCCTGGAAATAAAACTAATTTCGCGTTACGAGTCAAGACTTATCAGACCGAAGGGATACAATAAATCCCGATATTGTAAATCATCAGCAAAAAGTTTATCAGTAAAGGTAATATTTTAATGCGTGGTTTTAAAGAAAACAATCCTTGAAAAAGAAATCCTGTTTAACCGCTATTACGGTGGCGAAATGGATAAAGAAGAACTAACAGAGCTGGTCAAATGGCTGCTGGTGGATAAGGAATTAAGTGAGTGGTTCACTGTCCAGATGGAGTTTTTCCTTCTCTTTCGTGATCCTTGGCAGCCTGCATGATGCGTTAAGCCTTGGATTCATTGTTGAAGGAGTCGTCCAAATTGGTAATATTACTTATTAGATACACTCTAATACTGTGGAAAAATCTGAGAGAACATCTCACTTAGAGAAATAATATCATTATATTTATGCTAATATTTTGGAAGTATTAATATACCATTGTATTTACCTACATTTCAACTTTCATTAATAAAGCCATGAAAAAAAGAATATTTATTAGTTATTCAAGTATTGATTCGGAATATGTTATTTCTAATATAGTAAAGAAATTCATCGATGCTGGGATATCAGATATTTGGTTTGACCAACTTATAATGCGTTTTGGAGATGATATTGCTAAAAAGATTTCTAAAGGAATAGATGGGTCTGGTACTTTTCTAATTATATTAAGTAAAGAAAGTGTTGAAAGCATCTGGGTGCGAAAAGAACTTGCACACGTTTTTAATAATGCAAAACATAATTCAATACGAATTATTCCTGTTTTAATTAAAAATTGTGAAATACCTATTGCTTTAGAAGGATTAAAATACGTAAATCTTGTAGAAAATGATAATAATGAACTTGTTGAATTAATTAAGCAATTAAAAAATGACTTGAAACTACCAGCCCTTAGTCAAACGAATGTGATAGAAGAGAATCAGTTAATTTTTGAAAACGGGACTTATGAGGAAAAGAAAAAAGCACTTTATTTTTTACTAGCGGAAGGTTCTTCTAAATCGCTAAATATAATTCTTGGAAACTTAGAGAATTTAGACTTTGAAACTCAAATGATGACAATTAATAGTTTAGAAGGTTTTTCTGTTGATTATAAATACGCAAAACCACATTTACAAAGATTAGCTAATCATGAAAATCTAGTTATTTCATCAAAAGTAATAGCTTTGTTATTAAAAGATGGAGATAAAAGTTTTTTGACAAAACTTTTTTCAAATATAAATTTTGATGATAAAGAGGAATATTGTTCTGTAGCAATTCATGCATTATCATTTTATAATAACTATAATTTAAATGAATTAAATAGAATAAAGAATGTATTAGTTGAAGGCCTATTGAATCCACATAGGCAAATAAGATTGGTTACTTTAGGCACTTGTGCAAAGCTATTAAATCAGTTTGAAAATCATATGAATTTAAAAAGCTCAATTACTCATTATATTTCTAAATTATTGCCAGCATGGGATAAAGAAGTTGCTCAAACTGCTAGCTATATATATAAAATGTATAGAAACATAAGCTAATAGAGAATAAATACAGGTTGCATGAAGAATTTTGTATAAACGTTGATTGCATCTAATTCCGGAATATAATGCTTACTTTGCTTCAAAGATTTATGAAATTCAGCCAAAATCATTCTTTAATCAACTGAATAAAATGGAATTCAGACCATTGGAAGGGTTTGTATTTACTGTGAGCCCATTTAACTTTACAGCCATTGCGGCAAATTTAAACATGTCACCTGTAATGATGGGGAATACCACTATTTGGAAGCCCGCAAGTACTTCTGTATTGTCCAATTATTATCTGATGAAAGTATTTATGGAAGCAGGATTACCAGAAGGTGTTATTAATTTTATTCCCGGGAAAGGCTCTTTAATTGGAAAAAGGCTAATTTCTGATCGCTTCCTGGCTGGGATTCATTTTACGGGCTCCAATGACACATTCAATACATTATGGCGACTGGTTTCAGAAAATCTTTTCAATTATAGGTCATATCCCCGGCTTGTTGGCGAAACTGGGGGTAAGAATTTTATTTTTGTTCATCCTTCTGCCGATCCAGAAGAAGTAGCTGTAAATGCTATAAGGGGTGCTTTTGAATACCAGGGACAGAAATGTAGTGCAGCATCAAGAATGTATGTACCGTCAACATTATGGCCAAAAATTAAAAGCCTGATAATAGATATTTGTAGCGATATGAAAATGGGCGATGTGATGGATTCGGATAATTTTATTAATGCTGTTATTGATGAGGCGGCTTTCGATAATATTATGGAATATCTTGAGTTTGCAAAGCAATCTGTTGATGCTAAAATTATCTGTGGAGGAAACGGAGATAAATCCTTCGGATATTTCATTGAACCAACAGTCATTGAAACCACAGATCCAAATTTCAAAACAATGCAGGAGGAGATTTTTGGGCCTGTTCTAACTGTGTGGGTTTACAATGACAATGAAATGATTGAAGCTGTGAAGATATGTGATCAAACATCACCTTATGGATTGACAGGGGCAGTCTTCAGCAGAGACAGAATCGCTGCAGCAAGAATTTGTGAACTTCTCAGATACGCAGCTGGTAACTTTTATATCAATGATAAACCAACAGGAGCAATTGTCGGATTACAACCGTTTGGTGGTTCCCGTGCTTCAGGGACAAATGACAAAGCGGGAGGAGAATTTAATTTGATTCGCTGGATAAGTCCGAGAACTATAAAAGAGACTTTTTCACCTGCTTTAGATTATAGGTATGATATTATATGATTAAAAATTAATAAAATGGAAAGAATAGAAGTATTAGAAAAATTGGGGATAAAAGAAATAACTTCAGCACCTTCATATCAATAGAGCCGGCCTGATTGCAAGCACCCTCTTTCTCAAATTCCTTAATATCCCCTACCAGGAGCGAGATCCCATCCTTTGAAGGATTGATGAACAGATTATTCTTGTGGATCAGCTTATCAGGAAAAAGGATTTTCAGGAGTTTCTGCCTTTCCTCCCATGTGGCATTTTCAAATTGATAATCAAGGTTTTCTAAGAGGGATAAGGCTTCCTTAAGATATTTCATGTAACCTGTTTCAGATTCTTTCAGGTTCTTCAGTTCCTGTTCCAGGGTAAGAATTTCAGCCTGGTATCTGGACTTAGCTTTCTTGTAAGTGGCTGCATCAATCTGATCTTGTAAAAATTTATCCTCCGCTGAATTGATCTAATCTTTGGTTCGCTGGATTTTACTCCATCATCTCTTCTGACCAATATATTATCTATTAAATTTTTCACAGCCTTCCGGGTATATTTTTCAATTTTCCGGATAAACAAATAACTAAAGTGTCTTTTTTAATGACAATTTAATAGATCATATATGACTAAATTACTAAAGCCTGTTTATGAGCAATTGATATTCCAATTCAGAGGAATGAAGGTGATGATCGACGCAGATTTGGCTATTCTTTACGGCACTGCAACTAAAGTACTGAAACAACAGGTGAAACGCAACATCAAACGTTTTCCTGCGGATTTCATGTTTGAGTTAACTTTGGAAGAAAAAATCGAACTGGTCACAAATTGTGACCGGTTGAGGGGATTAAAGCATTCCTCAGTTAATCCGCTGGTTTTTACTGAACAAGGCGTGGCTATGTTATCATCTGTTTTAAGGTCTGAAAAAGCTATACAAATTAATATTGAGATTATGCGGGCCTTTGCCCGGTACCGGTCTCTTTTGAAAGAGAATGAAGAACTTAAAATTGAAATTCAGAAACTGGATGAAAAGGTGAATGTGATATTTCAATTTTTATTGGAGAAGATTGATGCGCTGCATGAAAAACAATCTCAACCCCTTATGCCAATAGGATTCAAAACTCCAAAAAAGGAATAACAAACGGAAAAATAATTGTAGATAAAAAGGGATGTGAAATTTAAGGCGATCAAAATATCCAGATAATAGCCAACTTCGGGGAGCAGCAAAAAAGCCCGCGGCAGATGCC encodes the following:
- a CDS encoding aldehyde dehydrogenase family protein, which gives rise to MEFRPLEGFVFTVSPFNFTAIAANLNMSPVMMGNTTIWKPASTSVLSNYYLMKVFMEAGLPEGVINFIPGKGSLIGKRLISDRFLAGIHFTGSNDTFNTLWRLVSENLFNYRSYPRLVGETGGKNFIFVHPSADPEEVAVNAIRGAFEYQGQKCSAASRMYVPSTLWPKIKSLIIDICSDMKMGDVMDSDNFINAVIDEAAFDNIMEYLEFAKQSVDAKIICGGNGDKSFGYFIEPTVIETTDPNFKTMQEEIFGPVLTVWVYNDNEMIEAVKICDQTSPYGLTGAVFSRDRIAAARICELLRYAAGNFYINDKPTGAIVGLQPFGGSRASGTNDKAGGEFNLIRWISPRTIKETFSPALDYRYDII
- a CDS encoding toll/interleukin-1 receptor domain-containing protein produces the protein MKKRIFISYSSIDSEYVISNIVKKFIDAGISDIWFDQLIMRFGDDIAKKISKGIDGSGTFLIILSKESVESIWVRKELAHVFNNAKHNSIRIIPVLIKNCEIPIALEGLKYVNLVENDNNELVELIKQLKNDLKLPALSQTNVIEENQLIFENGTYEEKKKALYFLLAEGSSKSLNIILGNLENLDFETQMMTINSLEGFSVDYKYAKPHLQRLANHENLVISSKVIALLLKDGDKSFLTKLFSNINFDDKEEYCSVAIHALSFYNNYNLNELNRIKNVLVEGLLNPHRQIRLVTLGTCAKLLNQFENHMNLKSSITHYISKLLPAWDKEVAQTASYIYKMYRNIS
- a CDS encoding ORF6N domain-containing protein yields the protein MTKLLKPVYEQLIFQFRGMKVMIDADLAILYGTATKVLKQQVKRNIKRFPADFMFELTLEEKIELVTNCDRLRGLKHSSVNPLVFTEQGVAMLSSVLRSEKAIQINIEIMRAFARYRSLLKENEELKIEIQKLDEKVNVIFQFLLEKIDALHEKQSQPLMPIGFKTPKKE